AGCATCGCCTGCGTTACTGGGAACAGCGATTTCCGCAGCTCCGCCCGCTGACGCGCGCGGGCCAGCGTCGTTACTATCGACCCGAAGACGTGGCGCTGGTGCGCCGCATCGACGACCTGCTCAGCCGGCAGGGCTACACCATCCGCGGTGTCCAGAAGCTGCTGGAGAGCGAGGCCGCGCCAGCGCGCAAACGCGCGCCAGCGGCGGACAAGCGTGGCGCGCTGGAGGAGGTTCGCGACCTGCTGAAGGACGCATTGGAACGCGACTCGAAATAGGCGTGTGTGCTCGGGCGAACGCCCGGGCAGGTGGGAAGGTCGCCGCTGCAGGGCGCAGCGCTAATCACATCAGCCTTCCCGACTGGGCCCCGGCCTTCGCCGGGGCACAAACGCAGCAATGTGCTCCCGCCTACGCGGGCGCACACCGCTCTTTTCTCGGCCGTCACATCGCATTAGAGGCGGGGCTTGCCCCAGCGCCGTTTCCCCCATCGCCCGCAATTCGATCCTGTCGGCACCGCGCCGCGCCGTGCGGCCCTGCGCGTGCTCGACGCCGTGCTTCGCCGTGGCCAGGCGCTCGAACCCGCGCTCGCGCGGGCGGGTGAGGGGCTGTCGCCCGCCGATCGCGGGCTTGCCCATGCGATCGCGGCCGAGGCGCTGCGCCGCTTGCCCGATCTCGATGCGTTGATCGACGGCGCGACGCGGCAGCGGTTGCCGGACGATGCCAAGGCGCGCTTCGTGCTGCGGATCGCGCTGATCCAGGCGCTTCGCCTCGGCACGCCGCATCACGCGGCGATCGCCACCGTGTTGCCGCTGATCGATGGCGGGCCACGCAAGCTGGTCCATGGCGTGTTCGGCGCGCTGATGCGCAGCGATGCCACTTTGCCCGAACTGCCGGCGTTGCCCGGCAGCGTCGCCGGACGCTGGGCCGCGGCGCATGGCGACGCCATGGTCGAGGCAGCGCAGGCAGCGATGGCCGCGCCGCCGCCGATCGACCTGACGCTCGCCGATGCGGCAGCGACCGACAGCTGGGCCGAGCGGCTCGGCGGCACCAACCTGGCACCGGGCCATGTCCGCCTGCCAGCGGGTGCCGATATCGCCGCGCTTCCGGGCTTTGCCGAGGGCGCGTGGTGGGTTCAGGATCTCGCCGCCAGCCTCCCCGCCCGGCTGCTCGGCCGCGGCACCGGTGATGCGCTCGACCTGTGCGCCGCGCCCGGCGGCAAGACGATGCAGCTCGCCGCCGCCGGCTGGCGTACCACGGCGCTCGACATCGCCGAAAACCGCCTTGCGCGACTTCGGGACAATCTGGCGCGTACCGGGCTGGATGCCATGATCGTTGCCGCCGACGCGCTGAAATGGGCGCCGCCGGCACCGGTCGACGCGCTGTTGATCGACGCGCCGTGCAGCGCGACCGGCATCTTCCGCCGCCATCCCGACGTTCTCTACCGCGCGCATCCCGGCCTGATCGCCGAGACCGCGGCGCTCCAGGCGGCGCTGCTCGCGCGCGCGGCCGAGTGGGTGAAGCCGGGTGGACGGCTCGTCTATGCCGTCTGCTCGCTCGAGCCCGGCGAGGGCGAGGCGCAGCTTGCGACCTTCCTGGCCGGCCGAGGCGACTATGCGATCGATCCGGTCCGGCCGGACGAACTGCCGGCCGGCATCGCGCCGCGTGAGGACGGCACCGTCCGCACGCTGCCGACGATGCTGGCGGAGGCCGGGCGGCTCGACGGCTTCTTCATCGCGCGGCTGCGTCGCACGCGATAGGCGCCCTTCCCTTGGCGGCTCGGCCCGCTATCTGGGGCGCATGCCCGGTGAGCGTGCCCGCGTAATCGTCATGAATTCGGCGCTTGGCCCGCTCGACTATCGCGTTCCGGCGGGAATGGCGGTCGAGCCGGGATCGATCGTCGTCGCGCCGCTCGGGCCGCGCCAGTTGCTCGGCGTCGCCTGGGATGCCGATCGGCTGGCGACCGAGGAGGTGGGGGACAATCGCCTGCGCAACCTGCTCGGCGTGGCCGACGTGCCGCCGCTGCCGACGCCGCTGCGCCGGCTGATCGAGTGGACCGCCGACTATTATCTGAGCCCGCTCGCCGCCGTGGTCCGCATGGCACTGCCGTCGAGTTCGGCGCTGGAGGGCGCGAAGCTCGCCGTGGAATACCGTGCGACCGGGCACGTTCCCGACCGGCTGACGCCGCAGCGCGCACAGGCTCTGGAGCGGATCGCCGATCGCCAGGGGCTCGTCCGCGAACTCGCGACCATTGCCGACGTCAGCGAAGCGGTAGTGCGCGGCTTGGTGAAGTCGGGCGCGATCGAGGCGGTCGAGGTCGACATCGACCTGCCCTATCCGATCCCCGATCCCGGCTTTGCCCCACCCGAACTGTCGGCCGAGCAGGCGGCGGTGTCGGCGACGCTGCGCGGGGCAGTTGCCGGGGCGGCGTTCCAGCCCTTCCTGCTCGATGGCGTCACCGGCTCGGGCAAGACCGAGACCTATTTCGAGGCGGTGGCGGAGGCGATCGAGGCGGGGCGCCAGACGCTGGTGCTGCTGCCGGAGATCGCGCTGACCGAACCGTTCCTCAAGCGCTTCCATGCCCGCTTCGGCTGCGAGCCCGTCGCTTGGCATTCGGGGCTTCGCCAGTCGCAGCGCCGCCGCGCCTGGCGCGCGATCGCCAGCGGCGAGGCGCGCGTGGTCGTCGGCGCGCGATCGGCGCTGTTCCTCCCCTATCCCAAGCTCGGCCTGATCGTCGTCGACGAGGCGCACGAGACGAGCTTCAAGCAGGAGGACGGCGTCCATTACCATGCGCGCGACGTCGCGGTGATGCGGGGCATGTTCGAGGGGTGCCCGGTGGTGCTCGCCACCGCCACCCCGGCGATCGAGACACGGCACCAGGTTGCGCTCGGCCGCTATGCCGAGCTCAAGCTGCCCGGCCGCTACGGCCCGGCAGAGATGCCCGCAATCGAGGCGATCGACCTGCTGCGCGATCCGCCACCGCGCGGCCGATGGATCGCGCCCGCCCTAACGCGCGCGATCGACGGGACGCTGGAGCGGGCCGAGCAGGCGCTCCTGTTCCTCAATCGCCGCGGTTATGCGCCGCTGACGCTTTGCCGTCATTGCGGCCACCGCTTCCAATGCCCCAACTGCACCGCCTGGATGGTCGAGCACCGGCTGATCCGCCGGCTCGCCTGCCATCATTGCGGCCATGTCATGCCGACGCCGCGCGCCTGCCCCGAATGCAAGGAAGAGGAGAGCCTCGTCGCCTGTGGCCCCGGTGTCGAGCGCATCGCCGACGAGGCCGCGGCGCTCTGGCCCGATGCGCGCATCGCCATCGTCACCAGCGACACGATCTGGTCGCCGGCCAAGGCCGCCGAGTTCGTCGGGCGGATGGAGCATGGCGAGATCGACATCGTCGTCGGCACGCAGCTCGTCACCAAGGGGTATCACTTCCCCAACCTGACGCTGGTGGGGGTGATCGACGCCGATCTCGGCCTGGCCGGCGGCGACCTTCGCGCGGCCGAGCGCAGCTTCCAGCAGATCATGCAGGTGGCCGGACGCGCGGGGCGCGGCGAGAAGCCGGGTCACGTCTATATCCAGACGCACGATCCCAAGGCGCCGGTGATGCAGGCGCTCGTCTCTGGCGATGCCGAGAGCTTCTATGCCGCCGAGACCGAGGCGCGCGCCGACGCCGATGCGCCCCCCTTCGGCCGCTTCGCCGCGATCATCGTGTCGAGCGAGGACAAGGACGCCGCGCACGACACGGCCCGCGCGATCGGCCGGGGGGCGCCGAGAGTGGACGGTATGGACGTGTTCGGTCCCGCGCCGGCGCCGCTCGCGATGCTGCGCGGGCGTCATCGCTTCCGCTTGCTCGTCCATGCGCGCCGCGTGTTCCCGGTTCAGGAGGCGATCCGCGACTGGCTGGGCGGTGTCGACTGGCCGGCAAAGGTGCGCGTCGCGGTCGACGTCGATCCCTATAGCTTCGTTTGATCTTGAACCGATCGGGCGCTTGGCGGATTGAAGCGGCGCCATTCGACGGAGCCGAGCTTTGACGCGCATCCTCCTGCTTCTCGCGCTCCTGTTCGGCGCCATGCCGGCGCGCGCCGACGACATTTCCGCTGCGGCGCGCGGGGTCGTGCGCGTCGTCACCGTCGCGATGGCGGACGACGAGGTGGTGGGCTTCGGTCACGGATCGGGCTTTGCCGTGGCGCCCAATCGCGTCGTCACCAACGCGCATGTCGTCGAGCTTGCCGCGCAATATCCCGACAATGTCGTCATCGGCATCGTGCCCAGCGAGGGCGAGCGGTCGGTGCAGGGCCGGCTGATCGCGGTCGATCCCGCGCGCGACCTGGCGCTGATCGAGTTCGGCGAGGTGCGCCTGCCGCCGCTGGCGATCTATTCCGGCCCGGTCGAGGATGGCGAGGCGCTGGTCTCTCTCGGCTATCCCGGCAATGTCGACCTCGCCACCGCGCGGTCCGCCGCCGACTTCATCCGCCCGCTGTCGCCGGTGCGCAGCCAGGGCAATTATTCGGGCGCGCGCAGCCTGGGCGGCACGCAGGTGCTGCTTCACACCGCCGGCATCGCCCGCGGCAATTCGGGCGGGCCGCTGCTCGACCGGTGCGGGCGCGTCATCGGCGTCAATTCGGCGATCACGCGCGCCGACGATGGCGATGCGGGCTTCGGCTTTGCGATCGCCGATGCCGAGCTGATGGCCTTCCTGCGCGAGGCGGGGCAGTCGGTGGCGAGCGTCGGCGCGCCCTGCACCAGCATCGAATCGCAGCTCGCCAGCGAGCGCGACGCCGATGCGCGCACCGCCGCCGCCGAGGCGGCGGCCGCGCGCGAAACCGCCGAGAAGAACGCCGCCGCCCGCGCCCAGGCGATCGAGGACGCGCGCGAGGCGAACGAGCGCACGCGCGAGAACTTCCTGGGCATCGCCGCGCTGCTGCTCGTCGTCGGTGCGCTCGCCGTGGGTGGCGGCGGAATGCTTTATCAGCGCGGCAAGCAGCGCGAGGCGATCTGGGCGGGCGCGGGCGGTGCGGCGCTGATGCTCGCCGCGGTGCTCGTCTTCCTGCTGCGGCCCGCCTTTGACCCCGAGCGCGCCGAAGCGAGCGCGCGGGCGACCGCCCCCACGCCGACGCCGAGCGCCACCAGCGGCGATCCGACTGCCGCGATCGGCGCGCTTGCATGCACGATCGACCCCGCGCGCAGCCGCGTCACCGTGTCCGCGACCGACGACGTCGCACTCGACTGGGGCGCGGACGGCTGCGTCAACGGACGCACCCAATATGCCGAGGCGGGGCGACGCTGGGCGCGCATCCTCGTCCCCGATGGCGAGCAGACGGTGTCGCTGCTGGAGTTCGATCCGGCCAGCCGCACTTACACCAACACGCGCTACCTTTTGTCGGCGCAGCGGATGACCGAGGCCCGGGCGCTGCGAAAGGAAGTGCAGCTCAAGCAGTGCAGCACCGATCAGGCTGCGCGCGCATCGCTCGCCAGCCAGCAATCGGCTATCCGCGCGGCGCTCCCGCAGCTGCCCAACGAGCGCCTCGTCTATCGCTGCCGGGCGGCGCGCTGATCCCTCTTTTCGACCGCAAATTGCTGGCTTAGCATCGCACCCGGGGAACCGAGGGGAGCGGGTGATGCGGTGGCTGGCGTGGCTGGTGGCGTTCTGGGCGGCGACGGGCGCCGCGCATGCCGAATGGTATGAGGCGAGCGGACCGAACGTCCGCGTCTTTGCCGAGGGACGCGCCGCCGATGCGCAGAAGCTCGCCGAGCAGATCGAGCGCTTCGACGCGGCGCTCCGCTATGTCCGCAACCTGCCGCCGGGCAGCACGAACCCGGCGGGACGGCTCAAGGTCTATGTGCTGCGCAGCGTCGACAGCGTGGCCAAACTGGCGGGACGGGCGTCGACCGCGGGCTTCTATGTCGCGCGGCCCGGCGGGTCGATGATCTTCGTTCCCGCAAAAGCCGGGTTCGGCAGCAACTTGGACATCAACGCTCAGGTCGTCCTGCTTCACGAATACACGCACCATTTCATGTTTCGGAATTATGCCAACGCCTATCCCGCCTGGCTGGCGGAGGGCTATGCTGAGTTCCACTCGACCGCGCGGTTCGAGGATGACGGTTCGGTGCTGTTCGGGATGCCCGCCGATCACCGCGCGTGGGAGATCTTCGCCGGTGAACGCGTACCGATGGCGAAGCTCATTGACCCCATGTCGAACAAGCTGCCGATGGAGGCGATTTACGGCCGCGGCTGGCTGCTGACGCACTACCTGCATTTCGAGGAGACGCGGAAGGGTCAGCTCGGCGCCTATATCCGGGCCGTCAATGCGGGGAAAACGGGGTCAGACGCGGGCGAGGCAGCGTTCGGTGACTTGCGCAAGCTCGACCGCGAGCTCGACGTCTATGCCAAGAAGCGGCTGACCGGGCTCAAGGTGCAGGCGGTGGCGATCAAGCCGGGGGCGGTGACGCTGCGCACGATGGGACCGGCGGAGGCGGCGGCAATGCCGATCCACATCGTCTCGACCCGCGGCGTCGATGCCGACCAGGCCAAGGACCTGCTGCCGCGAGCGCGCCGGGCACTCCATCCCTTTTCGCAGGATGCGTTCGCACAGGGCGTGCTGGCAGAGGCCGAGTTCGATGCCGGCAATCTCGACGAGGCGATGGCGGCGGCGACGCGCGCGGTGGCAGCCGACCCAAAGGCGCGGCAGGGTCATGTCTATCAGAGCATGGTGCTGGCGGCGAAGGCGCGCGCGGCCAAGGATACGAGCACAGAGACGCTGCGCGCGATCCGCGCGCCGCTGTTCAAGGCCAACCGGCTCGACCCCGACGATCCGCTGCCGATGATGATGCTCTATCAGACCTATGTTGAGACTGGCCGCGACGTCCCGCCCGACGCCAGCAAGGCGATCCTCTATGCGCAGAAGCTCGCGCCGGAAGTCGGGGAGCTGCGGATGCTTGCCGCCGCCGAGTACCTGGGTGCGGACAATGTAGACGCGGCACGCACGCTGATCGCCCCGCTCGCTTACAACGCGCATGGCGGCGGCGGCGAACAGATGCGCGCCTTCATGGCGGCGCTCGACGCCAAGGACGCGGCGCGCGCGCGGAAGCTGCTGGTCGATGGGCCGCGCAAGGACGCGGAGAACAAGAAGGATTGAGGGGGCCGCCTCCTCGCATGAGGCATCCAAGGTCCTCCCCTGCAAGGGGAGGGGGCCATGCGCAGCATGGTGGAGGGGTATCGCGCTTTCGAGAGGTCGCTACCCCTCCACCACCGCTTCGCGGCGGTCCCCCTCCCCCTCCGGGGTAGGATCTTGGACCTTCACTACTCCCGGTCGACAACGCCCTCGCGCCGGCGCAGCACGCGCTTGCGGTCGATGCCATAGGCATAGCCGCCCATCGTCCCGTCGCTGCGCGTCACGCGGTGACAGGGGATGACCACCGCGACGTTGTTCGCGCCGCACGCCGACCCCGCCGCGCGCACCGCGCCCGGTCGCCCGACCTCGGCCGCGAGCTCCGCATAGCTCAGCGTACCGCCCGCGGGGATGCGGCGAAGCGCCTGCCACACCGCTTCCTGGAATGCGGTGCCGGCGACGTCGAGCGGCAGGTGCGGGTCGCGCCCGGGCGTCTCCACCTCCGCGACCACGCGCGCGGCGAGGTCGGCGAGCGCATCGCCGCCCTCGACAATGTCGGCGCGGGGAAAGCGCGCGGCGAGCGTGGCGGCGTCCTCCTCGAACGAGACGCGGCACAGCCCTTTGTCGGTCGCGGCGATCAGCATTGGGCCCAGGCTCGTCTCGGCGACGGTCCAGCGGATCGTCACCCCCTCGCCGCCGCGCACCCAGGCGCTCGGCGCCATGCCCAGCCGCCCCTTGGCCTCGTCGTAGAAGCGGCTCGGCCCCGAATAGCCGGCCCGGTAGA
This is a stretch of genomic DNA from Sphingomonas sp. Y38-1Y. It encodes these proteins:
- a CDS encoding MerR family transcriptional regulator is translated as MSGRPKAENAFRTIGEVAAETGLPQHRLRYWEQRFPQLRPLTRAGQRRYYRPEDVALVRRIDDLLSRQGYTIRGVQKLLESEAAPARKRAPAADKRGALEEVRDLLKDALERDSK
- a CDS encoding primosomal protein N', encoding MNSALGPLDYRVPAGMAVEPGSIVVAPLGPRQLLGVAWDADRLATEEVGDNRLRNLLGVADVPPLPTPLRRLIEWTADYYLSPLAAVVRMALPSSSALEGAKLAVEYRATGHVPDRLTPQRAQALERIADRQGLVRELATIADVSEAVVRGLVKSGAIEAVEVDIDLPYPIPDPGFAPPELSAEQAAVSATLRGAVAGAAFQPFLLDGVTGSGKTETYFEAVAEAIEAGRQTLVLLPEIALTEPFLKRFHARFGCEPVAWHSGLRQSQRRRAWRAIASGEARVVVGARSALFLPYPKLGLIVVDEAHETSFKQEDGVHYHARDVAVMRGMFEGCPVVLATATPAIETRHQVALGRYAELKLPGRYGPAEMPAIEAIDLLRDPPPRGRWIAPALTRAIDGTLERAEQALLFLNRRGYAPLTLCRHCGHRFQCPNCTAWMVEHRLIRRLACHHCGHVMPTPRACPECKEEESLVACGPGVERIADEAAALWPDARIAIVTSDTIWSPAKAAEFVGRMEHGEIDIVVGTQLVTKGYHFPNLTLVGVIDADLGLAGGDLRAAERSFQQIMQVAGRAGRGEKPGHVYIQTHDPKAPVMQALVSGDAESFYAAETEARADADAPPFGRFAAIIVSSEDKDAAHDTARAIGRGAPRVDGMDVFGPAPAPLAMLRGRHRFRLLVHARRVFPVQEAIRDWLGGVDWPAKVRVAVDVDPYSFV
- a CDS encoding S1C family serine protease; this encodes MTRILLLLALLFGAMPARADDISAAARGVVRVVTVAMADDEVVGFGHGSGFAVAPNRVVTNAHVVELAAQYPDNVVIGIVPSEGERSVQGRLIAVDPARDLALIEFGEVRLPPLAIYSGPVEDGEALVSLGYPGNVDLATARSAADFIRPLSPVRSQGNYSGARSLGGTQVLLHTAGIARGNSGGPLLDRCGRVIGVNSAITRADDGDAGFGFAIADAELMAFLREAGQSVASVGAPCTSIESQLASERDADARTAAAEAAAARETAEKNAAARAQAIEDAREANERTRENFLGIAALLLVVGALAVGGGGMLYQRGKQREAIWAGAGGAALMLAAVLVFLLRPAFDPERAEASARATAPTPTPSATSGDPTAAIGALACTIDPARSRVTVSATDDVALDWGADGCVNGRTQYAEAGRRWARILVPDGEQTVSLLEFDPASRTYTNTRYLLSAQRMTEARALRKEVQLKQCSTDQAARASLASQQSAIRAALPQLPNERLVYRCRAAR
- the ada gene encoding bifunctional DNA-binding transcriptional regulator/O6-methylguanine-DNA methyltransferase Ada, yielding MDLTDDQAWAAFEARDRNADERFVVAVTTTHIYCRPSCPARRPRREHVRFFADGAGAVAAGYRACLRCKPDEAARDRVAVTAAIAMIDAAGAPPSLETLADHVGYAPHHFHRLFKRALGVTPAAYARGRRADRAATALSEEDHVTDAIYRAGYSGPSRFYDEAKGRLGMAPSAWVRGGEGVTIRWTVAETSLGPMLIAATDKGLCRVSFEEDAATLAARFPRADIVEGGDALADLAARVVAEVETPGRDPHLPLDVAGTAFQEAVWQALRRIPAGGTLSYAELAAEVGRPGAVRAAGSACGANNVAVVIPCHRVTRSDGTMGGYAYGIDRKRVLRRREGVVDRE
- a CDS encoding RsmB/NOP family class I SAM-dependent RNA methyltransferase; this translates as MPQRRFPHRPQFDPVGTAPRRAALRVLDAVLRRGQALEPALARAGEGLSPADRGLAHAIAAEALRRLPDLDALIDGATRQRLPDDAKARFVLRIALIQALRLGTPHHAAIATVLPLIDGGPRKLVHGVFGALMRSDATLPELPALPGSVAGRWAAAHGDAMVEAAQAAMAAPPPIDLTLADAAATDSWAERLGGTNLAPGHVRLPAGADIAALPGFAEGAWWVQDLAASLPARLLGRGTGDALDLCAAPGGKTMQLAAAGWRTTALDIAENRLARLRDNLARTGLDAMIVAADALKWAPPAPVDALLIDAPCSATGIFRRHPDVLYRAHPGLIAETAALQAALLARAAEWVKPGGRLVYAVCSLEPGEGEAQLATFLAGRGDYAIDPVRPDELPAGIAPREDGTVRTLPTMLAEAGRLDGFFIARLRRTR